Proteins from a genomic interval of Amycolatopsis sp. cg13:
- a CDS encoding chitinase — MQRSRLAATLVAAATVAGAAAVVAATAHAQTGTSTGLDNNWYAAAPYLMPQSNNPPDPVTVMNATGQKAFQLAFILAPKGGGCSPTWDGTTPVSSDTTVGDAINRIRGNGGDVSVSVGGYGGTKLGQTCGTVDATAAAYQQVVAKYNLKAIDFDLEEPEYEDTAAIANELGAAKKLQADNPGLFVSVTMPGTAAGTGWFGTQLLDQAKSIGFAPNDFSIMPFDGGFTGGGASQVSALEAFHGLLQSHLGWDSDTAYSHEGFSGMNGKSDSSEYFNVSDFQTVYDYATSHHLGRFTFWAVNRDRQCTTTTDNSVCSNVQQNDWDFTKFTTRFAGATPPQTTPPTSPTSPTSNPPGTCSAPEWQKTQVYTGGTVVAHNGHKWTAKWWTQGEEPGTTGQWGVWTDNGGC, encoded by the coding sequence ATGCAGCGAAGCAGACTGGCCGCCACACTCGTCGCCGCCGCTACCGTGGCCGGAGCAGCTGCCGTCGTGGCCGCGACCGCCCACGCGCAGACCGGGACGTCGACCGGCCTCGACAACAATTGGTACGCCGCCGCGCCGTACCTCATGCCGCAGAGCAACAACCCGCCCGACCCGGTGACCGTCATGAACGCGACCGGGCAGAAAGCGTTCCAGCTGGCCTTCATCCTCGCGCCCAAGGGCGGCGGATGCAGTCCCACCTGGGACGGCACCACGCCGGTTTCCTCGGACACGACCGTCGGCGACGCGATCAACCGCATCCGCGGCAACGGCGGCGACGTGTCGGTTTCGGTCGGCGGCTACGGCGGCACGAAGCTGGGCCAGACCTGCGGCACTGTCGACGCGACCGCCGCCGCCTACCAGCAGGTCGTGGCGAAATACAACCTGAAGGCGATCGACTTCGACCTCGAAGAACCCGAGTACGAAGACACCGCTGCCATCGCGAACGAACTCGGCGCCGCGAAGAAGCTGCAGGCGGACAACCCCGGGCTGTTCGTCTCGGTGACCATGCCGGGAACCGCCGCGGGCACCGGCTGGTTCGGCACCCAGTTGCTGGACCAGGCGAAGTCGATCGGCTTCGCCCCCAACGACTTCTCGATCATGCCGTTCGACGGCGGCTTCACCGGCGGCGGCGCTTCGCAGGTCTCGGCACTGGAAGCGTTCCACGGCCTGCTCCAAAGCCACCTCGGCTGGGACAGCGACACCGCGTATTCGCACGAAGGTTTCTCGGGAATGAACGGGAAATCCGACTCGTCGGAATACTTCAACGTTTCCGATTTCCAGACCGTGTACGACTACGCGACGAGCCACCATCTCGGCCGGTTCACTTTCTGGGCAGTGAACCGCGACCGGCAGTGCACGACGACGACCGACAACAGCGTGTGCTCGAACGTCCAGCAAAACGACTGGGACTTCACGAAATTCACCACCCGGTTCGCCGGCGCGACCCCGCCGCAGACCACTCCGCCGACGAGCCCGACCAGTCCGACCAGCAATCCCCCGGGCACCTGTTCGGCACCGGAATGGCAGAAAACGCAGGTCTACACCGGCGGCACCGTGGTCGCGCACAACGGCCACAAATGGACCGCGAAATGGTGGACCCAGGGTGAGGAACCCGGCACGACTGGCCAGTGGGGCGTCTGGACTGACAACGGAGGCTGCTGA
- the cobN gene encoding cobaltochelatase subunit CobN, protein MILLLSTSDTDLLSARASGADYRLGNPSRLPLGELPGLLEGCSIVVVRILGTPRTWQEGLDTLRASGAHVVVLGGEQTPDAELMKLSTTPAGIAAQAHLYLAQGGPENLTQLHRFLSDTLLLTGEGFEPPAELPSWGVLSRPAPAGEGPVIGILYYRAHHLSGNTGFVHALADAVESAGGRALPIHTASLRTRAPEMMAELGKVDALLVTVLAAGGTRPSEAGAGGDDESWDVAEMAALDVPVLQALCLTSDRETWSASDDGLSPLDAGNQMAVPEFDGRIITVPFSFKEFDDDGLPRYIADAERASRVARIALAHARLRHTPPASRRIALMLSAYPTKHSRVGNAVGLDTPASAIKLLRLMRERGYDLGTDAFPGVDPTGTDQPDGDALIHALIAAGGQDPEWLTEEQLSGNPIRVPAARYRSWFAALPVELREAMEEHWGPPPGSLYVDTSANPEGDIVLASLQSGNVILMIQPPRGFGENPVAIYHNPDLPPSHHYLAAYRWLEEEFGAHAVVHLGKHGSLEWLPGKTAGLSAACAPDAVLGNLPLVYPFLINDPGEGAQAKRRAHATIVDHLVPPMARAESYGDLARLEQLLDEHANIAAMDPAKLPAIRAQIWTLIQAAKLDHDLGVDERPHDAEFDDFLLHIDGWLCEVKDAQIRDGLHILGEAPVGEARVNLVLAMLRAQQMWGGKQGAVPGLRSALGLKENSDAPLSEVDAIETTAHTLVSLMETNAWSPSSVSSVVSEVLGTFDAEVGRVLTFAATEIVPRLAGTSSEVDAVLHALDGGYIPAGPSGSPLRGLVNVLPTGRNFYTVDPKAIPSRLAWETGQALADSLLRRYREDTGDWPRSVGLSVWGTSAMRTSGDDAAEVLALLGIQPVWDEASRRVTGIEPVPLSELGRPRIDVTVRISGFFRDAFPHVITLLDDAVRLAASLDEPESSNYVRAHVAADLAAHGDDRRATTRIFGSKPGAYGAGLLPLMDSGNWRDDKDLAEVYAVWGGFAYGRDLDGRPARSDMETSYKRIVVAAKNTDTREHDIADSDDYFQYHGGMIATVRALTGSAPASYVGDSTTPDAVRTRTLGEETARVFRARVVNPRWLSAMRRHGYKGAFELAATVDYLFGFDATAGVVGDWMYEKLSQSYVLDEENQQFLRDANPWALRGIIERLTEAADRGLWEEPDPELLAEMREVYLTLEGDLEND, encoded by the coding sequence GTGATCCTGCTGCTGTCCACTTCGGACACCGACCTGCTCAGCGCCCGGGCCAGCGGCGCGGACTACCGGCTCGGCAACCCGTCCCGGCTTCCGCTCGGTGAGCTGCCCGGGCTGCTCGAGGGCTGCTCGATCGTCGTCGTCCGGATTCTCGGCACGCCGCGGACCTGGCAAGAAGGCCTGGACACGCTGCGCGCGTCCGGTGCGCACGTGGTCGTGCTGGGCGGCGAGCAGACGCCGGACGCGGAGCTGATGAAGCTCTCCACGACTCCGGCCGGGATCGCCGCCCAAGCGCATCTGTACCTCGCGCAGGGCGGTCCGGAGAACCTCACGCAGCTGCACCGCTTCCTGTCCGACACCCTGCTGCTGACCGGCGAAGGCTTCGAACCGCCCGCCGAACTCCCGTCGTGGGGCGTGCTTTCGCGGCCGGCTCCGGCGGGGGAAGGCCCGGTCATCGGGATCCTCTACTACCGCGCGCACCACCTGTCCGGAAACACCGGTTTCGTGCACGCATTGGCCGACGCGGTCGAGTCCGCGGGCGGCCGGGCGTTGCCGATCCACACCGCGTCCCTGCGCACGCGCGCGCCGGAGATGATGGCTGAGCTCGGCAAGGTCGACGCCCTGCTGGTCACTGTGCTCGCGGCGGGCGGCACCCGTCCGTCGGAAGCCGGAGCCGGCGGGGACGACGAATCGTGGGACGTCGCGGAAATGGCCGCGCTGGACGTGCCGGTGCTGCAGGCGTTGTGCCTGACCAGCGACCGCGAAACCTGGTCCGCCAGCGACGACGGCCTGTCGCCGCTCGACGCGGGCAACCAGATGGCGGTACCGGAATTCGACGGCCGGATCATCACCGTCCCGTTCTCCTTCAAGGAATTCGACGACGACGGCCTCCCCCGCTACATCGCCGACGCCGAACGCGCCTCCCGCGTCGCCCGCATCGCTCTCGCGCACGCCCGGCTCCGCCACACCCCGCCTGCTTCCCGCCGGATCGCCCTGATGCTGTCCGCGTACCCCACGAAGCACTCGCGCGTCGGCAACGCAGTCGGCCTCGATACTCCTGCTTCGGCGATCAAACTCCTGCGCCTCATGCGCGAACGCGGCTACGACCTCGGCACGGACGCTTTCCCCGGCGTCGACCCGACCGGCACCGACCAGCCGGACGGCGACGCCTTGATCCACGCCCTGATCGCCGCGGGCGGCCAAGACCCTGAGTGGCTCACCGAAGAACAGCTGTCCGGCAACCCGATCCGCGTCCCCGCCGCCCGCTACCGCTCGTGGTTCGCCGCCTTGCCGGTCGAGTTGCGGGAAGCGATGGAAGAACACTGGGGCCCCCCACCGGGTTCGCTGTATGTCGACACGTCGGCAAACCCCGAGGGGGACATCGTCCTGGCGTCGCTGCAGTCCGGCAACGTCATCCTGATGATCCAGCCGCCCCGCGGGTTCGGCGAAAACCCGGTCGCGATCTACCACAACCCGGACCTGCCGCCGAGCCACCACTACCTCGCCGCCTACCGCTGGCTGGAAGAGGAATTCGGCGCGCACGCCGTCGTCCACCTCGGCAAACACGGTTCACTGGAATGGCTGCCCGGCAAGACCGCAGGCCTCTCCGCCGCCTGCGCACCCGACGCGGTCCTAGGCAATCTGCCGTTGGTGTACCCGTTCCTGATCAACGACCCCGGCGAAGGCGCGCAAGCGAAACGCCGCGCGCACGCGACCATCGTGGACCACCTGGTCCCGCCCATGGCCCGCGCGGAATCGTATGGCGACCTGGCCCGCCTGGAGCAGTTGCTGGACGAGCACGCCAACATCGCCGCGATGGACCCGGCGAAGCTCCCGGCGATCCGCGCCCAGATCTGGACTCTCATCCAGGCCGCGAAACTCGACCACGACCTCGGCGTCGACGAACGCCCGCACGACGCGGAGTTCGACGACTTCCTGCTGCACATCGACGGCTGGCTGTGCGAGGTCAAGGACGCCCAAATCCGCGACGGCCTGCACATCCTGGGCGAGGCCCCGGTCGGCGAGGCCCGCGTCAACCTGGTCCTCGCGATGCTCCGAGCCCAGCAAATGTGGGGCGGCAAACAAGGCGCCGTCCCCGGCCTCCGTTCCGCCCTTGGCCTGAAGGAAAACTCGGACGCCCCACTGTCCGAAGTGGACGCCATCGAAACCACCGCGCACACCTTGGTTTCTTTGATGGAGACCAACGCGTGGTCCCCTTCTTCGGTCTCTTCAGTGGTGAGCGAAGTCCTGGGCACTTTCGATGCCGAAGTCGGCCGCGTCCTGACCTTCGCCGCCACCGAAATCGTCCCCCGCCTGGCGGGCACCTCGTCCGAAGTAGACGCGGTCCTGCATGCCCTGGACGGCGGCTACATCCCCGCCGGCCCCAGCGGTTCCCCCTTGCGCGGCTTGGTGAACGTCCTGCCGACCGGCCGGAACTTCTACACCGTCGACCCGAAAGCCATCCCCAGCCGTCTGGCCTGGGAAACCGGCCAGGCCTTGGCGGACTCCCTGCTCCGCCGCTACCGCGAAGACACCGGCGACTGGCCCCGGTCCGTCGGCCTGTCGGTCTGGGGCACCTCCGCCATGCGCACCTCCGGTGACGACGCCGCCGAAGTCCTGGCATTACTGGGAATCCAGCCGGTCTGGGACGAGGCGTCCCGCCGCGTAACCGGCATCGAGCCAGTCCCGCTGTCCGAACTGGGCCGCCCGAGGATCGACGTGACGGTCCGCATCAGCGGCTTCTTCCGCGACGCTTTCCCGCACGTCATCACCCTCCTGGACGACGCCGTCCGCCTAGCCGCTTCACTGGACGAACCGGAATCCTCCAACTACGTCCGCGCCCACGTAGCCGCGGACCTGGCCGCGCATGGTGACGACCGCCGAGCCACCACCCGAATCTTCGGCTCAAAACCAGGCGCATACGGAGCCGGCCTGCTCCCGTTGATGGACTCCGGAAACTGGCGCGACGACAAGGATTTGGCCGAGGTCTACGCAGTCTGGGGCGGCTTCGCCTACGGCAGGGATTTGGACGGCCGCCCCGCTCGCTCCGACATGGAAACGTCGTACAAACGCATCGTCGTAGCCGCGAAAAACACCGACACCCGCGAACACGACATCGCAGACTCGGACGACTATTTCCAGTACCACGGCGGAATGATCGCCACCGTCCGCGCCCTGACCGGCTCCGCCCCCGCCTCGTACGTCGGCGATTCCACCACGCCAGATGCCGTCCGTACTCGAACCCTGGGCGAAGAAACGGCCCGCGTCTTCCGCGCCCGAGTGGTGAACCCGCGCTGGCTGTCCGCCATGCGCCGCCACGGCTACAAGGGCGCTTTCGAACTCGCGGCCACGGTGGACTACCTGTTCGGCTTCGACGCGACCGCTGGTGTGGTCGGCGACTGGATGTACGAGAAGTTGTCGCAGTCGTATGTCTTGGATGAGGAAAACCAGCAGTTCCTGCGCGACGCGAACCCGTGGGCTCTGCGGGGAATCATCGAACGCTTGACGGAAGCCGCGGACCGAGGGCTATGGGAAGAGCCGGATCCGGAGTTGCTGGCCGAGATGCGTGAGGTTTACCTGACGCTGGAAGGCGATCTGGAGAACGACTGA
- a CDS encoding ABC transporter permease codes for MTASAQRTAARAGLRRGFIEFRQQWTNRDDLIGQLVWLAMIFGTLFFMRDAHLPGTSFSLGAATVPSVIGAGLVFNGMSAVAGSLIVDREDGTLLRAKATPNGMFGYLVGKITTFSMMQVASIVVMLVPSLFLFDGLAPDGFFSILNLVWVLAAGLVATMPIGAAIGSLIQDSRMMALVMLPVLGLGAISGIFYPITALPVWLQDVGQVFPMYWLGLGMRSALLPDQAVVVEIGQSWRPWATLGVLLAWAVIGLVLAPILLKRMARRESGSSVAARRERALQRV; via the coding sequence ATGACGGCGTCGGCACAGCGGACCGCGGCGCGGGCCGGACTCCGCCGCGGGTTCATCGAATTCCGCCAGCAGTGGACGAACCGGGACGACCTGATCGGCCAGCTCGTCTGGCTGGCGATGATCTTCGGCACGCTGTTTTTCATGCGTGACGCGCACCTGCCGGGCACCTCGTTCTCGCTGGGCGCCGCGACGGTGCCCAGCGTGATCGGCGCGGGCCTCGTGTTCAACGGCATGTCCGCCGTCGCGGGCTCGCTGATCGTCGACCGCGAGGACGGCACACTGCTGCGGGCGAAGGCGACGCCGAACGGGATGTTCGGCTATCTCGTCGGGAAGATCACGACGTTCTCGATGATGCAGGTCGCGAGCATCGTCGTGATGCTGGTGCCGTCGTTGTTCCTGTTCGACGGGCTGGCCCCGGACGGGTTCTTCTCGATCCTGAACCTGGTGTGGGTGCTCGCCGCGGGCCTCGTCGCGACCATGCCGATCGGCGCCGCGATCGGCTCGCTGATCCAGGACTCGCGGATGATGGCGCTGGTCATGCTGCCGGTGCTCGGGCTCGGCGCGATCTCCGGGATCTTCTACCCGATCACCGCGCTGCCGGTCTGGCTGCAGGACGTCGGGCAGGTGTTCCCGATGTACTGGCTCGGCCTCGGCATGCGCTCGGCACTGCTGCCCGACCAGGCGGTCGTCGTCGAAATCGGGCAGTCGTGGCGGCCGTGGGCGACCCTGGGGGTGCTGCTCGCGTGGGCCGTGATCGGATTGGTGCTGGCCCCGATCCTGCTGAAGCGGATGGCCCGGCGCGAATCGGGGTCGTCGGTGGCGGCGCGACGGGAAAGGGCACTTCAGCGTGTGTGA
- a CDS encoding aldehyde dehydrogenase family protein yields the protein MDEVAKAVEECARAAKAAAPSLAAAGDEAVDAALVGMAERLVAHRDEVLEANRADVAKATADGMSAGLLDRLTITPERLDGMAAQLRLLAGAPHQERSVPVSTLDGGLRLVERRRPVGVIGANYEARPNVTVDVASQLVKSRNGGVLRTGSAALGSAQRLRDVVIAPALEAAGINPDVVQLVPRVEREAASALVRLPGLVPLVILRGSGDSTRALATEAAVHGVRTLAHADGGGVLYVDAAADAGKVRDLVFSSLDRLGVCNRLNLLLIHEDVHDTVWPQIESALAERGVTPSLAPHEHPIGYEWALDSEREATVTVEKVGGLVDAVEIANERTSGLAAGIATENPAAAEQFFDGYTGTGVFWNAPTRLLDGFKLLAVPETGINLDRVPGPRGPVTYTDLYVRQYAVVPA from the coding sequence ATGGACGAGGTCGCGAAGGCCGTCGAGGAGTGTGCGCGGGCGGCGAAGGCGGCTGCGCCGTCGTTGGCTGCCGCCGGGGACGAGGCGGTGGACGCGGCGCTCGTCGGGATGGCGGAGCGGCTCGTCGCGCACCGGGACGAGGTCCTTGAGGCCAACCGGGCCGACGTCGCCAAGGCTACGGCCGACGGCATGAGCGCCGGTCTGCTCGATCGGCTTACCATCACGCCCGAGCGGCTCGACGGGATGGCCGCGCAGCTGCGGTTGCTGGCTGGCGCGCCGCACCAGGAGCGGTCCGTTCCGGTGTCCACGTTGGACGGTGGGCTGCGGCTGGTCGAGCGGCGGCGTCCGGTGGGTGTCATCGGCGCGAACTACGAGGCGCGGCCGAACGTGACGGTCGATGTGGCGTCGCAACTGGTCAAGTCGCGTAACGGCGGCGTGCTGCGGACCGGGTCGGCGGCGCTGGGGTCGGCGCAGCGGTTGCGGGACGTCGTGATCGCGCCCGCGCTCGAGGCCGCCGGGATCAACCCGGACGTCGTGCAGTTGGTGCCGCGCGTCGAGCGGGAAGCGGCGTCGGCGCTGGTTCGGTTGCCTGGGCTCGTGCCGCTCGTCATCCTCCGCGGCAGTGGCGACAGCACGCGTGCGCTGGCGACTGAGGCCGCGGTGCACGGGGTGCGCACGTTGGCGCATGCCGACGGTGGCGGGGTGCTTTACGTCGACGCCGCTGCGGATGCGGGCAAGGTCCGTGACCTCGTGTTCTCGAGCCTCGACCGGCTCGGCGTCTGCAACCGGCTGAACCTGCTGCTGATCCACGAGGACGTGCACGACACGGTGTGGCCGCAGATCGAGTCGGCGCTGGCCGAGCGGGGCGTCACGCCTTCGCTCGCGCCGCACGAGCATCCGATCGGCTACGAGTGGGCGCTGGACTCCGAGCGGGAGGCGACCGTCACGGTGGAGAAGGTCGGCGGGCTCGTCGACGCGGTCGAGATCGCGAACGAGCGCACCTCGGGACTGGCCGCGGGGATCGCGACCGAGAACCCGGCGGCCGCGGAGCAGTTCTTCGACGGCTACACCGGCACCGGCGTGTTCTGGAACGCGCCGACCCGGCTGCTGGACGGCTTCAAGCTGCTCGCGGTGCCCGAAACCGGCATCAACCTCGACCGGGTGCCGGGTCCGCGCGGACCGGTGACCTACACCGACCTGTACGTCCGCCAGTACGCCGTGGTGCCTGCCTGA
- a CDS encoding helix-turn-helix transcriptional regulator yields the protein MSENVYNRIAVLRAERGISRRQLADALGVHYQTIGYLERGEYSPSLYLALRIAEFFEVAVEVLFSTAPFPRIGDESKPA from the coding sequence GTGAGCGAGAACGTCTACAACCGCATCGCGGTGCTGCGCGCCGAACGCGGCATCTCGCGGCGGCAGCTCGCGGACGCGCTCGGCGTGCACTACCAGACCATCGGGTACCTGGAGCGCGGCGAGTACAGCCCGAGCCTTTACCTCGCGTTGCGGATCGCGGAGTTCTTCGAGGTCGCGGTGGAGGTGCTCTTCTCCACCGCGCCCTTCCCGCGCATCGGGGACGAAAGCAAGCCCGCGTGA
- a CDS encoding M50 family metallopeptidase, whose protein sequence is MAAGTGTVGAALEQANTPSVITLVTGGIALLVVLAGGTPWRFARNVITIVHEAGHALAAVTVGRRLRSIRLHSDTSGVTVSRGKPEGPGMAFTALAGYVAPSVLGLLFASLVGADLITAVLVLVALLLLGVLIMVRNAYGVFTVVASAIVLGLVALVAPKVVQAPFVYLLTWFLLFGGVRPVVELQLKRRRGQARDSDADQLSRLTAVPAVLWVLVFGVLTVSCVIAGGLWLLQPLAL, encoded by the coding sequence ATGGCAGCGGGCACTGGGACAGTCGGTGCGGCGCTGGAGCAGGCGAACACGCCCAGCGTCATCACGTTGGTCACCGGCGGTATCGCCTTGCTGGTGGTGCTCGCCGGCGGGACGCCGTGGCGGTTCGCCCGCAACGTCATCACGATCGTGCACGAGGCCGGCCACGCGCTGGCAGCGGTGACCGTCGGACGGCGGCTGCGGTCGATCCGGCTGCACTCGGACACCTCCGGGGTCACCGTGTCGCGCGGCAAGCCCGAAGGGCCAGGCATGGCATTCACGGCCTTGGCCGGGTACGTCGCGCCGTCGGTCTTGGGGCTGCTGTTCGCGAGCCTGGTCGGGGCTGACCTGATCACCGCGGTGCTCGTGCTGGTCGCGTTGTTGCTGCTCGGTGTGCTGATCATGGTGCGCAATGCCTATGGCGTGTTCACGGTGGTCGCGAGCGCCATCGTGCTCGGGCTCGTGGCTCTGGTCGCGCCGAAGGTCGTGCAGGCGCCGTTCGTGTATCTGCTGACGTGGTTCCTGCTGTTCGGCGGGGTCCGGCCGGTGGTGGAGCTTCAGCTCAAACGGCGACGTGGCCAGGCGCGGGACTCGGACGCCGATCAGCTGAGCCGGTTGACCGCCGTGCCCGCGGTGTTGTGGGTGCTGGTGTTCGGCGTGCTCACGGTGAGCTGCGTCATCGCGGGCGGGCTGTGGTTGCTGCAGCCGTTGGCGTTGTGA
- a CDS encoding class I SAM-dependent methyltransferase gives MPHHSTQQRLTDLLSEPATTADGFLDTLGDAAQAGPPTGLTQRLMRTTLLPQVYERYWRPVLGRVLKGPSGPSMADEVALAAERLALQPGQVVLDVACGTGRFTRAFGDAVGPDGLAIGLDGARSMLSRAVEETDSPAVTYLRADAVEPPLLSSTVDAICCFAALHMFAEPERALDSFTRVLRPGGRIVLLTSARRDCQVARIADTAGGIVSGQRMFDRGEIAASLRARGFDEVHEQYFGVAQLVSGRLSDVR, from the coding sequence GTGCCCCACCACAGCACCCAGCAACGGCTCACCGACCTGCTCAGCGAACCGGCCACCACGGCCGACGGCTTCCTCGACACACTCGGCGACGCTGCCCAAGCCGGTCCGCCCACCGGCCTCACTCAGCGGCTCATGCGCACCACGCTGCTGCCGCAGGTCTACGAACGCTATTGGCGGCCAGTGCTCGGCCGTGTCCTCAAAGGCCCCAGCGGCCCGAGCATGGCCGACGAGGTCGCCCTGGCCGCCGAACGTCTCGCGCTGCAACCAGGTCAGGTCGTGCTCGACGTCGCGTGCGGCACTGGCCGGTTCACGCGCGCGTTCGGCGACGCAGTGGGACCGGACGGGCTTGCGATCGGTTTGGACGGAGCACGCAGCATGCTTTCGCGCGCGGTCGAAGAAACTGATTCCCCGGCCGTGACCTACCTTCGCGCCGACGCGGTCGAGCCACCGCTGCTTTCGTCCACTGTGGACGCAATTTGCTGTTTCGCCGCCCTGCACATGTTCGCCGAGCCGGAACGCGCGCTTGATTCGTTCACGCGAGTTCTGCGTCCCGGCGGCCGGATCGTCCTGCTCACGAGCGCTCGCCGCGACTGCCAGGTGGCCCGGATCGCCGACACCGCAGGAGGAATCGTCAGCGGACAACGCATGTTCGACCGCGGGGAGATCGCGGCCAGCCTGCGCGCGCGTGGCTTCGACGAGGTGCACGAGCAGTACTTCGGAGTCGCCCAACTCGTCTCCGGTCGGCTGTCCGACGTGCGGTGA
- a CDS encoding DNA-3-methyladenine glycosylase produces MTAPILRPIDLPTGEIAVHGAFDLSAAAQWLAGAGPVGSFAAEPGVLRLAFPVEGTWTHAGVAIRQRSPGTVEVGVAAPVEIAARVVAQVSRMLSLDVDESGFAEVASRDSVVRRLQARHSGARPVLYSSPYEAACWAVLTQGMRARQAMRFREQLAVRHGRKVGEDGPFSFPAPQILAELGDEPSVGPFRLARLRAVARAAADGRLDAEELLALPIPDAMTRLCAIPGIGAFSAEQILLHGAGHPDLFPRLDTQLHQMLCAEYALPPDTPPDELEPLADDWRPYRSWVAHLFRLDRLRTSESGEVAD; encoded by the coding sequence ATGACCGCACCGATCCTGCGTCCGATCGACCTGCCCACCGGTGAAATCGCCGTGCACGGGGCCTTCGACCTGAGTGCCGCGGCGCAGTGGCTCGCCGGGGCGGGTCCGGTCGGATCCTTCGCGGCGGAGCCGGGCGTGCTGCGGTTGGCGTTCCCGGTGGAGGGGACCTGGACCCACGCCGGGGTCGCGATCCGGCAGAGATCCCCGGGCACGGTCGAAGTCGGCGTGGCGGCGCCGGTGGAGATTGCCGCGCGGGTCGTCGCGCAGGTGAGCCGGATGCTCTCGCTCGACGTCGACGAATCCGGTTTCGCCGAGGTCGCGAGCCGCGACTCCGTGGTCCGGCGGTTGCAGGCCCGCCACAGCGGAGCGCGCCCGGTGCTGTATTCGTCGCCGTACGAAGCAGCCTGCTGGGCCGTGCTCACCCAAGGAATGCGTGCCCGGCAGGCGATGCGGTTCCGGGAACAGCTCGCGGTGCGACACGGTCGTAAGGTCGGCGAGGATGGGCCGTTTTCCTTTCCCGCACCGCAGATTCTGGCCGAGTTGGGCGACGAACCGTCGGTGGGACCGTTCCGGCTCGCGCGCCTTCGAGCTGTCGCCCGGGCGGCAGCTGATGGCCGCCTGGACGCTGAAGAGTTGCTGGCGCTGCCGATCCCCGACGCGATGACGCGGCTGTGCGCGATTCCGGGCATCGGAGCGTTCTCCGCCGAGCAGATCCTGCTGCACGGCGCGGGACATCCCGATCTCTTCCCGCGGCTGGACACCCAGCTTCACCAGATGCTGTGCGCGGAGTACGCGTTGCCTCCTGACACGCCGCCGGACGAACTCGAACCACTGGCTGATGACTGGCGTCCGTATCGGTCGTGGGTCGCGCATCTCTTCCGGCTCGATCGGCTGCGGACGTCGGAATCCGGGGAGGTGGCGGACTGA
- a CDS encoding dihydrofolate reductase family protein, with translation MTGRPHVLLSAAQSLDGYLDDAGSTRLILSNEDDFAEVDRLRAEADAILVGAGTVRADNPRLLVRSAELRRERVAAGLSEQPVKVTVTSSGKLDPTSRFFTVGDTEKLVYAPRGSADSLSAVATVVDVGSPPQLGRVLDDLGARGIRTLLVEGGGAVHTQFLDAGLADELRLAVAPIMVGDPRAPRFLGPGAFPRPLELTEVRRLGDVAVLRYRAAAEPSSLDLLRLRQAIDLADECPPSSTFRVGAVVGLPDGTVLATGHSGEGDPHNHAEESALAKLDPHDPRLADATMYSSLEPCSDRASHPKSCTQLILETAIPRVVMAWREPSLFVEAEGVERLVAAGRRVIEVPALASEVRRANTHLPGVRP, from the coding sequence ATGACCGGACGGCCGCACGTCCTGCTGTCCGCGGCGCAATCGCTGGACGGCTACCTCGACGACGCCGGTAGCACGCGGCTGATCCTGTCCAACGAGGACGACTTCGCGGAGGTCGACCGGCTCCGTGCCGAGGCCGACGCCATCCTCGTCGGCGCGGGCACGGTGCGGGCCGACAACCCGCGGCTCCTCGTGCGCTCCGCCGAACTGCGGCGCGAGCGCGTAGCAGCAGGACTGTCCGAGCAACCGGTCAAAGTGACGGTCACCAGCAGCGGCAAGCTGGATCCGACGTCGCGGTTCTTCACCGTCGGCGACACCGAGAAGCTCGTCTATGCGCCGCGAGGCAGCGCGGACAGTCTGAGCGCGGTCGCGACTGTCGTGGATGTCGGCAGTCCGCCGCAGCTCGGGCGCGTCCTGGACGACCTCGGCGCGCGGGGGATCCGGACGCTGCTCGTCGAGGGCGGCGGGGCGGTCCACACGCAGTTCCTCGACGCCGGGCTCGCCGACGAACTCCGGCTCGCGGTCGCGCCGATCATGGTCGGCGACCCGCGTGCGCCGCGGTTTCTCGGGCCGGGAGCGTTCCCGCGACCGTTGGAGCTGACCGAAGTGCGGCGGCTCGGGGACGTCGCGGTGCTGCGGTATCGCGCCGCGGCTGAACCGTCGTCGCTCGATCTGCTGCGGTTGCGCCAGGCCATCGACCTTGCCGACGAGTGCCCGCCGAGTTCGACGTTTCGGGTCGGCGCGGTCGTCGGGCTGCCGGACGGGACGGTGCTCGCCACCGGGCATTCGGGCGAGGGCGATCCGCACAACCACGCGGAAGAGTCCGCGCTGGCGAAGCTCGATCCGCACGACCCGCGGCTCGCCGACGCGACCATGTACAGCTCGCTCGAACCGTGCAGCGATCGTGCGTCCCATCCGAAAAGCTGCACGCAGTTGATCCTCGAAACGGCCATTCCGCGCGTAGTGATGGCTTGGCGGGAACCGTCGTTGTTCGTTGAGGCCGAAGGGGTCGAGCGGCTCGTCGCGGCTGGACGGCGGGTGATCGAGGTGCCGGCGCTGGCCTCGGAGGTTCGCCGGGCGAATACGCACCTTCCCGGCGTTCGTCCCTGA